AGGTCGATCTCCCGCTCCATGGCCGCCGTCAGCCCCGGCAGGGTGAAAAGGCCCGTGATCTGGTCGGTCACGGCCGCCTTGTACAGGCGGATCTGCTCCAGGCACATGGCCGCCGCCGCCGGAAGCGCGGCCAGTTGGGTGCGCGGGGCGGCCATGCGCACCCCCTTGGCCACAAAAATTCCCAAAAGCTCACCCTCGGCGGCCAGGGGCAGAAGCACCCGGCCCTCCTCGGGCAGATGCGCGGCCTGGTCGAGGTCCGGCCCGAAGGATGCAGCCGTTTCCGCAGACAGGGATTGCGGGAAATAGAGGCTGTAGGTCTTAAACGGCAAAAACGGGGACAGGGCGTCTTTGAGAAAATGTTCGAAGGTGATGAGGTCTTGGCGGGCGAGTTTCGTCCGGTCCAGGTCGAGAAGTTCCCATTGCCTGCGCATGTTCCCGACCCTAGCCCCGAAACCGCTGAAAAACAAGCGGGAAGGGGATTTTCGCGCCCGCCGGGGAGGGAGGGTAGGGCAAGGGGATGTTGCCGCCTGCGGGGGAAACGGATAGAACGCGGCTGTGCCGGTCTACGACTACACGGCCATCGATGCCCAGGGCAAGGCGCGCCGGGGCATCGTCAGCGCCGACAGCCGCCAGGAGGCCCAGCGGAAACTGCGCGCCGGGGGGCTGTATCCCACCGGTCTGCGCGAGGGCGCATCCGCCGGTTCGGAGTCCGAAGCGACTCGCGACGGCGAGCGTCCCGCTTCCCTGGCCCTTTTTCGCCGCCGGGTGTCCGGGGAGGACATGTCCGTGGCCATGCGCCAGCTCTCGGGTCTGCTTGGGGCGGGGTTTCCGCTGCTTCGGGCCCTGGAGCTCATGCGCGGCCAGACGACCTCCAAGGCCCTTTTCCGGGTGCTCTCCCAGGTCTGCGAACGCATCAAGGAAGGGTCGAGCCTGTCGGCGGCCATGCTGGAGGAGCCCGGGGCCTTCACCCCGGCCCAGGCCGGGATGGTCCGGGCGGCCGAGGCCTCGGGGGCCCTGGACACGGTCATGTCCGGCATGGCCGATCTCATGGAGCAGCAGCAGGCCCTGCGGCGCAAGATCATGGCCTCCCTGGCCTACCCGGGGCTGATGCTGGTCGTCGGGGTGGGCGTGGTGGGGTTTCTCATGGCCTACGTCATCCCCAACGTGGCCCGCATCTTCACCGACTTGAAACACGATCTGCCCCAGGCCACGGTGATCCTCATGGCCGTAAGCTCCTTCATCGAATCCTACTGGCCCCTGCTTCTGATCGGGGCGGCCCTTTGCTGGTTCGGCCTGTGGCGGTCCTGGCGTTCCCCCCGGGGACGCCCGGTGTGCGAGACCGCCCTGTTCCGTTTCCCCGTGTTGGGGAGCATCATGTCGGGCTACGCCATGGTCCGCTTCGCCCGGACGCTTGGGTCCGTGCTGGAAAACGGCCTGCCCATCATCCGGGCCCTGGACGTGGTGGCCAAGGCCACGGGCAGCGTTTTGGTGGAGCGCGATCTGGTCGACGTGCGCCGGGAGGTGGGCGAGGGCATGAGCCTGGCCGCCGCCCTTGGCGGCAAACCGCGATTTCCCGGGCTCCTGGTCCAGATGGCCGCCGCCGGGGAGCAAAGCGGGGCCCTTGACCGCATGCTCAAAAAGGCGGCGGACATCATGGAGGACGGGGTCAAAAGCCGTCTGGCCATGGCTTCGGCCCTGTTCGAGCCGCTCTTGATTCTGGCCTTGGGGATGGTGGTCGGCTTCATCGTGGTGGCCGTTCTGCTCCCCATATTTGAAATAAGCAGCCTCATCGGATAAACCGGAAGCAAACACGGAGCGACACGACATGCGCCACATCCTCCCCCATAGCCGCCTTGCCGCCCTCGGGCAGGCAGGCATGACGCT
Above is a genomic segment from Desulfolutivibrio sulfodismutans DSM 3696 containing:
- a CDS encoding type II secretion system F family protein codes for the protein MPVYDYTAIDAQGKARRGIVSADSRQEAQRKLRAGGLYPTGLREGASAGSESEATRDGERPASLALFRRRVSGEDMSVAMRQLSGLLGAGFPLLRALELMRGQTTSKALFRVLSQVCERIKEGSSLSAAMLEEPGAFTPAQAGMVRAAEASGALDTVMSGMADLMEQQQALRRKIMASLAYPGLMLVVGVGVVGFLMAYVIPNVARIFTDLKHDLPQATVILMAVSSFIESYWPLLLIGAALCWFGLWRSWRSPRGRPVCETALFRFPVLGSIMSGYAMVRFARTLGSVLENGLPIIRALDVVAKATGSVLVERDLVDVRREVGEGMSLAAALGGKPRFPGLLVQMAAAGEQSGALDRMLKKAADIMEDGVKSRLAMASALFEPLLILALGMVVGFIVVAVLLPIFEISSLIG